The Noviherbaspirillum saxi genome includes a window with the following:
- the fdh3B gene encoding formate dehydrogenase FDH3 subunit beta gives MARMKFICDAERCIECNSCVTACKNEHEVPWGVNRRRVVTVNDGVVGQEKSISVACMHCSDAPCMAVCPVDCFYRTDEGVVLHNKDTCIGCGYCSYACPFGAPQFPSSGNFGLRGKMDKCTFCAGGPEENGSKAEFDKYGRNRLSEGKLPACAEMCSTKALLGGDGDMVADIFRNRVLRRGKGSEVWGWGTAYGKPPNAETKPEGKKS, from the coding sequence ATGGCACGAATGAAATTCATTTGCGACGCGGAGCGCTGCATCGAGTGCAACAGTTGCGTCACCGCCTGCAAGAACGAGCATGAAGTTCCTTGGGGCGTGAATCGCCGTCGCGTGGTCACCGTCAACGACGGTGTGGTCGGACAGGAAAAATCGATTTCGGTCGCTTGCATGCATTGCTCGGATGCGCCCTGCATGGCGGTATGTCCGGTCGATTGCTTCTATCGCACCGATGAAGGCGTGGTACTGCACAACAAAGATACCTGCATAGGCTGCGGCTATTGTTCGTATGCCTGCCCGTTCGGCGCGCCGCAATTTCCATCCAGCGGCAATTTCGGCTTGCGCGGCAAAATGGACAAATGCACGTTCTGCGCCGGCGGTCCGGAAGAAAACGGTTCCAAGGCGGAATTCGACAAATACGGCCGCAATCGCCTGTCCGAAGGCAAGCTGCCGGCTTGCGCCGAAATGTGCTCGACCAAGGCGCTGCTCGGCGGCGACGGCGACATGGTTGCCGATATTTTCCGCAACCGGGTGCTCAGGCGCGGCAAGGGTAGCGAAGTCTGGGGCTGGGGCACCGCCTATGGCAA